A genomic region of uncultured Roseibium sp. contains the following coding sequences:
- a CDS encoding ABC transporter ATP-binding protein, producing the protein MGFLELTSLTKTFGAETVLDGVSLSVPEGGTLVLFGKSGAGKTVLLRSVAGAIEPDSGTILIGGEDVTDVPPEYRGIGMAFQNFALFPHMSAYDNIASSLTSKRISASEIRTKVEAVAQLLKIEHVLSHAPKALSNGQKQRTALARALVSEPRVLLLDDPLRNVDAKLRFEMRLELPRLLADRGATIIYVTQDYKEAMALGDRIAVLDQGKIVQIGSPADIYRRPANTQIAQLFGDPTINLLDIVPKEDDRGLHGFISDQRVDFHGRFPGVAGRDCIVGLRPEALSFTETGGFPVTIEAVTPFNEKTVTLVTTLRGREVLLSQPAQDPVPPGPEVNLRIAAQDAILFDRETGNRIAPEPDGNRVEEAA; encoded by the coding sequence ATGGGATTTCTTGAACTCACGTCACTGACAAAAACCTTCGGTGCGGAAACCGTTCTCGACGGTGTCTCGCTCAGCGTCCCAGAGGGCGGGACCCTGGTGCTGTTCGGCAAGTCGGGTGCCGGCAAAACCGTGTTGCTGAGGAGTGTTGCCGGGGCGATCGAACCGGACAGCGGCACCATCCTCATCGGTGGCGAGGATGTCACGGACGTTCCACCCGAATACCGCGGGATCGGCATGGCATTTCAGAATTTCGCCCTCTTTCCCCACATGAGTGCCTACGACAACATCGCGAGTTCGCTGACTTCCAAGCGCATATCCGCATCCGAGATCCGCACGAAGGTGGAGGCGGTCGCGCAGCTTCTCAAAATAGAGCATGTGCTTTCGCACGCGCCCAAGGCGCTCTCGAATGGTCAGAAACAGAGGACCGCTCTGGCCCGCGCACTGGTTTCCGAGCCCAGGGTTCTTCTGCTCGACGATCCGCTGCGCAACGTCGATGCGAAGCTGCGCTTCGAGATGCGTCTGGAGCTGCCCCGTCTTCTGGCCGATCGCGGCGCGACGATCATCTATGTCACGCAGGACTACAAGGAAGCCATGGCGCTCGGTGACCGGATTGCGGTTCTGGATCAGGGCAAGATCGTCCAGATAGGCTCGCCGGCCGACATCTATCGTCGGCCCGCCAATACGCAGATCGCCCAGCTGTTCGGCGATCCCACGATCAATCTTCTCGATATCGTTCCCAAGGAGGACGACCGGGGCCTGCATGGTTTCATCTCCGACCAGAGGGTCGACTTCCACGGGCGGTTTCCCGGCGTTGCCGGCCGGGACTGCATTGTCGGTCTCAGGCCGGAAGCGTTGTCCTTCACCGAAACCGGCGGTTTCCCGGTCACGATCGAAGCGGTGACCCCGTTCAACGAAAAGACGGTCACCCTTGTCACGACCTTGCGCGGGCGGGAAGTCCTTCTGTCGCAGCCGGCACAGGACCCGGTTCCACCGGGGCCTGAGGTCAACCTCAGGATCGCGGCGCAGGACGCCATCCTGTTCGATCGCGAGACAGGAAACAGGATCGCGCCGGAACCGGACGGCAACCGCGTGGAGGAAGCAGCATGA
- a CDS encoding 2-hydroxyacid dehydrogenase, giving the protein MTTVAIIGDRFMESSVFEREILALCGDRVTCKCLDLAWPDEPMEHGYASPGLEGLKEYMGTPEMVLEHVQDAQVLVTHLAPVSVGVLEAAPNLKLVGVSRGGPVNIAMAEARAKGVLVVNTPGRNASAVAEFTIGAIIAETRNITKGHDALRKGDYRGDLYRADIAGNELSDMCVGVIGYGNVGTRVVKLLRAFGTRVLVADPYVQLSVEDSRDGVEQVSLDTLLKQSDVVTLHPRVTSETTGMIGAEAFAAMKPGAVIVNTARGPLMDYDALFEALSNGHLGGAMLETFSVEPTRPDDPLLQLPNVTLTPHIAGASRKTVKIAAQRIAEEVRRWISNEPPLSPC; this is encoded by the coding sequence ATGACGACTGTGGCGATCATAGGCGACCGGTTCATGGAGTCCTCGGTCTTCGAGCGGGAAATCCTTGCGTTGTGCGGTGACCGCGTCACCTGCAAGTGCCTGGACCTGGCTTGGCCCGACGAGCCGATGGAACACGGATACGCTTCGCCCGGTCTGGAGGGATTGAAGGAATACATGGGAACACCGGAAATGGTGCTTGAGCACGTGCAGGACGCACAGGTGCTGGTCACGCACCTGGCCCCCGTTTCCGTTGGTGTGCTGGAGGCAGCGCCCAATCTCAAGCTTGTCGGGGTTTCGCGGGGTGGTCCGGTCAACATTGCCATGGCCGAAGCGCGTGCGAAAGGTGTTCTTGTCGTCAACACGCCCGGGCGGAATGCCTCGGCTGTCGCCGAATTCACCATCGGCGCGATCATTGCCGAAACGCGCAACATAACCAAGGGCCATGATGCCTTGCGCAAGGGCGACTATAGGGGCGACCTCTACCGTGCGGACATTGCCGGAAACGAACTCTCCGACATGTGCGTCGGCGTCATCGGCTACGGCAATGTCGGGACCCGGGTGGTGAAGCTGCTGCGCGCGTTCGGGACTCGCGTCCTTGTCGCCGATCCCTACGTCCAACTGTCCGTGGAGGACAGCCGGGACGGCGTCGAACAGGTCTCCCTCGACACGCTGTTGAAACAATCCGATGTCGTAACGCTGCACCCGAGGGTGACCAGCGAAACGACCGGAATGATCGGTGCCGAGGCGTTTGCGGCGATGAAGCCGGGAGCGGTCATCGTCAACACGGCCCGTGGTCCGCTGATGGATTATGACGCCCTGTTCGAGGCCCTGTCGAACGGGCATCTGGGCGGTGCGATGCTGGAGACCTTTTCAGTGGAACCGACCAGACCCGACGATCCGCTGTTGCAGCTGCCCAATGTGACGTTGACGCCGCACATTGCCGGCGCGTCGCGCAAGACCGTGAAGATTGCCGCGCAAAGAATTGCCGAAGAAGTGCGGCGCTGGATTTCGAACGAGCCGCCGCTCAGTCCGTGTTGA
- a CDS encoding class II aldolase/adducin family protein — translation MNPFLELRNDAEFGRLRSLSAELGKDPLQVQGPGGNTSLKRDGRMWIKASGTWLAEAETRDIMVPVHSERFVDALKSGDGRAGETARFLADVDGAPELHSSIETSVHALLDSPVVLHTHCVATIAIAIRSDAEEIVRDKLAGLDAVFIPYAKPGLDLARAIMARATGTTKILILGNHGLVATGQSAGEARDRLLEVSRRLEPARVDQQGEPQAAFVRSLEGTGWVPAPFETTQAVAFDTRLLEIADGNSLYPDHVVFLGPGCAVARKGETVPEAARRGSAGRSERKLVICPGEGVAIPADANAATLTLVRAFGDVLVRVAPGSDVTRLTDQQEDELINWDAEKLRQALNTSDGATA, via the coding sequence ATGAACCCGTTTCTAGAATTGCGGAATGATGCGGAGTTCGGAAGACTTCGATCCCTCTCCGCCGAGCTGGGCAAGGACCCCTTGCAGGTTCAGGGACCAGGCGGCAACACGTCGCTGAAGCGGGACGGGCGGATGTGGATCAAGGCCTCGGGCACATGGCTGGCAGAGGCGGAAACGCGCGACATCATGGTCCCCGTCCATTCCGAGCGGTTTGTCGACGCATTGAAGTCCGGAGACGGGCGCGCGGGTGAAACAGCCCGGTTTCTTGCCGATGTGGATGGCGCGCCGGAGCTTCATTCCTCGATCGAGACATCCGTTCACGCGCTGCTCGACAGTCCCGTCGTTCTGCACACGCATTGTGTCGCAACGATCGCGATTGCCATTCGCTCCGATGCCGAAGAGATTGTCCGGGACAAGCTCGCCGGCCTCGATGCGGTGTTCATCCCCTACGCGAAACCCGGCCTTGATCTCGCGCGTGCAATCATGGCGCGCGCAACGGGCACGACCAAAATCCTGATCCTCGGCAATCACGGCCTGGTCGCGACCGGACAGAGTGCCGGTGAGGCGCGGGACCGGCTGCTCGAGGTTTCCCGGCGGCTGGAGCCTGCTCGCGTTGACCAGCAAGGCGAACCTCAGGCAGCCTTTGTCCGCTCGCTGGAAGGAACGGGTTGGGTGCCTGCTCCCTTTGAAACGACGCAGGCGGTCGCGTTCGATACCCGCTTGCTTGAGATCGCGGATGGCAATTCGCTCTATCCGGATCACGTTGTGTTTCTCGGACCGGGATGCGCGGTCGCAAGGAAAGGGGAAACGGTTCCAGAAGCGGCGCGCCGGGGATCGGCGGGACGGTCGGAGCGGAAGCTCGTGATCTGTCCGGGCGAGGGGGTTGCCATACCCGCGGATGCGAATGCCGCGACCTTGACACTGGTGCGCGCCTTTGGCGATGTGCTCGTGCGCGTCGCACCGGGTTCGGATGTGACACGCCTCACCGATCAACAAGAGGATGA
- a CDS encoding FGGY-family carbohydrate kinase — protein sequence MRAKDLLIGIDAGTSVIKAVAFGLDGQQIALASRRNEYVSLPDGGVEQDMRRTWADTALVLAELVERVPDCAARCAAIGVTGQGDGTWLVDRDGEPVHDGWLWLDSRAAATSRRLAEMPESRVIYERTATGINVCQMRTHLCWMKEHAPELLRKSTSALHCKDWLYFKLTSVLASDISEGVFTFGDYRTRDYSPDVIESLGLSEHRDLLPPIIDGTTVSHGLSLEAAAQCGLSVGTPVCLGLVDVMCSALGAGLYDPAVSPGLTILGSTGMHMRFVRDADAVVLNDDMCGYTMPFPGGAFAQMQTNMAATLNIDWALGLAVQVFQSQNLSVDPEQFLVSMDDLVLGATPGAAFFHPYISSAGERGPFTNPDARASWTGLDQGTTWADMLRAVFDGLVLAARDCYRTMGHVPGEIRMTGGAAKSKACRALLSACLNAPVRTIAQPEAGAAGAAMIAAVQQGLFRNVASAVDSWVTPLLDDAVLPDDDLVRLYNTLFESYLETRLALPKAWDRQAQARRELTQ from the coding sequence ATGAGGGCGAAGGATCTCCTCATCGGGATCGATGCCGGGACCTCGGTGATCAAGGCGGTCGCCTTCGGTCTGGACGGGCAGCAGATTGCACTGGCCAGCCGACGGAATGAATACGTGAGCCTGCCGGACGGGGGCGTGGAGCAGGACATGCGCCGCACCTGGGCAGATACAGCCCTCGTGCTGGCCGAACTGGTCGAGCGGGTGCCGGATTGCGCGGCACGGTGCGCGGCCATCGGCGTCACCGGGCAAGGCGACGGCACATGGCTCGTCGACCGGGATGGCGAGCCGGTTCATGACGGCTGGCTCTGGCTCGATTCCCGCGCTGCCGCTACCTCGCGCCGGCTGGCGGAAATGCCTGAAAGCCGCGTGATCTATGAGCGAACGGCGACCGGCATAAATGTCTGCCAGATGCGCACGCATCTGTGCTGGATGAAGGAACATGCGCCCGAACTCCTCAGGAAAAGCACCAGCGCCCTTCATTGCAAGGACTGGCTTTACTTCAAGCTCACCAGCGTTCTGGCCTCGGACATCTCCGAGGGAGTCTTCACCTTCGGTGACTACAGGACGCGCGACTATTCACCGGATGTGATTGAAAGCCTCGGATTGTCCGAGCACAGGGATCTTCTGCCGCCGATCATCGACGGCACGACCGTCTCGCACGGGCTGAGCCTGGAGGCGGCGGCACAATGCGGACTGAGCGTCGGGACGCCGGTCTGTCTCGGGCTGGTCGATGTCATGTGCAGCGCGCTCGGGGCCGGTCTCTACGATCCGGCTGTTTCACCAGGCCTCACGATTCTCGGCTCCACCGGGATGCACATGCGCTTCGTGCGGGATGCCGACGCGGTGGTCCTGAACGATGACATGTGCGGATACACGATGCCGTTTCCCGGCGGTGCATTTGCGCAGATGCAGACCAACATGGCCGCCACGCTGAACATTGACTGGGCGCTCGGTCTCGCGGTGCAGGTCTTTCAATCACAGAACCTGAGCGTGGATCCGGAACAGTTCCTGGTTTCCATGGACGATCTTGTTCTTGGTGCAACGCCCGGCGCAGCCTTCTTTCACCCCTATATTTCCTCGGCCGGCGAGCGCGGGCCGTTCACCAATCCCGATGCCAGGGCGAGCTGGACCGGTCTCGATCAGGGGACGACATGGGCGGACATGCTCCGGGCCGTGTTCGACGGTCTCGTGCTTGCCGCCAGGGATTGCTACCGGACCATGGGGCACGTGCCGGGCGAGATCCGGATGACGGGAGGCGCCGCCAAGTCGAAGGCCTGCCGCGCGCTTTTGTCCGCCTGTCTGAATGCGCCGGTGCGCACGATCGCGCAGCCGGAGGCGGGGGCCGCAGGTGCGGCCATGATCGCTGCCGTTCAGCAAGGCCTTTTCAGGAATGTGGCAAGTGCAGTGGACAGCTGGGTCACCCCGCTTCTGGACGATGCGGTTCTTCCCGATGACGATCTGGTCCGGCTCTACAACACCCTATTCGAAAGTTATCTGGAAACGAGGCTTGCCCTGCCGAAGGCCTGGGACAGGCAGGCGCAGGCGAGACGGGAGCTGACCCAATGA
- a CDS encoding carbohydrate ABC transporter permease, with amino-acid sequence MDHTSFLERWFRRAALTVIIIFFMFPIFWIVLMSLQTNETILRSPPSMSFAPTLDNYTAILAGRLDSNVASMGIDFVNNLMNSIILSVCSVAVALALGVPAAYAFARHKFKGSEDIAFTLLSFRFAPPLLVLLPLTLYFQEIGLADTYLGLVWVYQLICLPLILWIVRGYFEDISPDIEYAYRIAGHSWFSTFRKIALPLAGPGIAAAGLLAFIFAWNNFIFALVLASADKQPVTVGALAFVTASGIQYGQIAAAIVLSIAPTLALALWAQRYLVEGLSLGAVKG; translated from the coding sequence ATGGATCATACTTCCTTCCTGGAACGCTGGTTCCGGCGCGCGGCGCTCACGGTAATCATCATCTTCTTCATGTTTCCGATCTTTTGGATCGTGCTCATGAGCCTGCAGACCAACGAGACGATCCTGAGATCACCTCCCTCCATGTCGTTCGCGCCGACGCTTGACAACTACACGGCGATCCTCGCCGGACGGCTCGATTCAAACGTCGCCAGCATGGGGATCGACTTCGTGAACAATCTCATGAACTCGATCATCCTGTCCGTCTGCTCCGTGGCGGTCGCCCTGGCGCTGGGCGTGCCGGCGGCCTACGCATTCGCGCGGCACAAGTTCAAAGGATCGGAAGACATTGCCTTCACCCTGCTGTCCTTCCGTTTTGCTCCACCGCTGCTGGTTCTGCTGCCGCTGACGCTCTATTTCCAGGAGATCGGTCTTGCCGACACCTATCTCGGTCTGGTCTGGGTCTACCAACTGATCTGTCTGCCGCTGATCCTCTGGATCGTCAGGGGGTATTTCGAGGACATTTCGCCGGACATCGAATATGCCTACCGGATCGCGGGCCACAGCTGGTTCTCGACCTTCCGGAAGATTGCGCTGCCGCTTGCCGGTCCCGGTATTGCGGCGGCCGGACTGCTCGCCTTCATCTTTGCATGGAACAATTTCATCTTCGCCCTGGTCCTTGCCTCGGCAGACAAGCAGCCGGTGACGGTCGGCGCCCTTGCCTTCGTGACGGCGTCGGGTATCCAGTACGGTCAGATCGCGGCCGCCATCGTGCTGTCGATTGCGCCGACGCTGGCCTTGGCTCTCTGGGCGCAGCGGTATCTTGTCGAAGGGCTTTCCCTCGGTGCGGTGAAGGGTTGA
- a CDS encoding sugar ABC transporter permease, with amino-acid sequence MTDTLTTRRRQLISPRALPYVLSLPALLVCIGILIPFVTAIYYSLQRYRMSQPWNRGMNWGENYVKFLTDSDFWNTLKVSLVYAGSTVVLELLLGLAIALLLKKRSTVNNFISIMLLLPLMTAPALAALMFKLMTNPNFGILSYFMQVIGFDDFRWGSSPDTALFTVILVDIWVYTPFMMILLLAGLRSLPTQPFEAAALDGVPQLEQFWRITLPMLMPYILTAALFRLLDSIQQFDIIYAMTQGGPGDTLMVFQVEAYLNFFQSTNVGRSAALLLILWAITYVLSNIFVKNWLRLRERAKGGA; translated from the coding sequence ATGACCGACACCTTGACGACCCGGCGGCGTCAGCTGATTTCGCCCAGGGCACTCCCCTATGTTCTGAGCCTTCCAGCGCTTCTTGTGTGCATCGGGATACTGATCCCGTTCGTGACGGCGATCTATTATTCGCTGCAGCGCTACCGGATGTCCCAGCCCTGGAACCGGGGCATGAACTGGGGTGAGAACTACGTCAAATTCCTCACCGACTCCGATTTCTGGAACACGCTGAAGGTGTCTCTGGTCTATGCGGGCTCCACGGTGGTTCTGGAACTTCTGCTCGGTCTGGCGATTGCATTGCTTCTGAAAAAACGAAGCACCGTCAACAATTTCATTTCCATCATGCTGCTTCTGCCGCTGATGACGGCTCCGGCGCTCGCAGCCCTGATGTTCAAGCTGATGACCAACCCCAATTTCGGGATCCTCAGCTACTTCATGCAGGTGATAGGTTTCGACGACTTCCGCTGGGGCTCGTCGCCGGATACGGCCCTGTTCACCGTGATCCTGGTCGACATCTGGGTCTATACGCCCTTCATGATGATCCTGCTGCTTGCCGGATTGCGATCACTACCGACCCAGCCCTTCGAGGCGGCGGCCCTGGACGGGGTGCCGCAGCTGGAACAGTTCTGGCGGATCACGCTGCCGATGCTGATGCCTTATATCCTGACGGCTGCCTTGTTCCGCCTGCTCGATTCCATTCAACAGTTCGATATCATCTACGCGATGACGCAGGGCGGGCCGGGCGATACGCTCATGGTGTTCCAGGTCGAGGCCTATCTGAACTTCTTCCAGTCGACGAATGTCGGAAGATCGGCCGCACTGCTCCTGATCCTGTGGGCCATCACCTACGTGCTGTCCAACATTTTCGTCAAGAACTGGCTCCGCTTGAGAGAGCGCGCAAAAGGGGGCGCGTAA
- a CDS encoding glycerol-3-phosphate dehydrogenase yields MNLVTSDHARYEPQGRSADRPVDLLVVGGGINGVGVARDAAGRGLSVILCEKGDLGEGTSSRSGKYIHGGLRYLEYYEFRLVREALNEREVVLEAAPHLSWPLQLVLPHSPEQRPRWLIRLGLFLYDNLGGRKRVPRSSALDLRHNIAGERLKDKYKKGFSYWDVWIDDARLVVLNAVDAARRGAQVFTRTACVSARREGDVWRAELRGDQPGSPATVYAKAIFNAAGPWVEKVIGEVAGVNSRMRVRLVKGSHIVLPKWWQGDHGYVLQAPDKRLIFVNPYFDDMALIGTTDIPFDGKAEDVAIDRSEVDYLLGILGNYFDHAFNPGDVLFDYSGVRPLFDDDASKSASAVTRDYQFELDGSLDPGAKSPPLLSAFGGKLTTYRKLSEHALQMLGPYFPDMAGPWTADTPLPGGDLPDKQFETWFAGFGKRYGFLPEALLRHLGHCYGTDAVRLLDGVDTLSDLGHHFGHCFFEREAVWLIENEWAVSAEDILLRRTKHGLFLTRQEKSDFETWLEKRPTLDEPVSRIAE; encoded by the coding sequence ATGAACCTTGTGACGTCTGATCATGCCAGATACGAGCCGCAGGGACGATCCGCCGATCGCCCCGTGGACCTGCTGGTCGTTGGCGGGGGAATCAATGGTGTGGGCGTTGCGCGTGATGCCGCCGGGCGTGGTTTGTCGGTCATCCTTTGCGAGAAAGGGGATCTCGGCGAAGGCACGTCCTCAAGATCGGGGAAATACATTCACGGCGGTTTGCGCTACCTGGAGTATTACGAATTCAGGCTCGTGCGCGAAGCGCTCAACGAGCGCGAGGTCGTTCTGGAGGCCGCACCGCATCTTTCCTGGCCGCTGCAACTGGTGTTGCCGCACAGTCCGGAGCAGCGGCCGCGATGGCTCATTCGCCTTGGACTGTTTCTTTACGACAATCTGGGAGGCCGGAAACGGGTGCCGCGCTCCTCTGCGCTCGATCTCAGGCACAACATTGCCGGCGAAAGGCTCAAGGACAAATACAAGAAAGGCTTCAGTTACTGGGACGTGTGGATCGATGATGCGCGCCTGGTTGTCCTGAACGCGGTGGATGCAGCCCGGCGCGGTGCGCAGGTGTTCACAAGGACAGCGTGCGTATCGGCGCGGCGGGAAGGGGACGTCTGGCGTGCGGAACTCAGAGGCGACCAGCCCGGCAGTCCGGCAACCGTCTATGCGAAAGCCATCTTTAACGCTGCCGGACCCTGGGTCGAAAAGGTCATCGGCGAAGTCGCGGGGGTGAATTCGCGCATGCGCGTGCGCCTGGTCAAGGGGAGCCACATCGTCCTGCCCAAGTGGTGGCAGGGCGATCACGGCTACGTTCTGCAAGCGCCCGACAAACGCCTCATCTTCGTCAATCCCTATTTCGACGACATGGCGCTGATCGGCACGACCGACATTCCCTTTGACGGCAAGGCCGAAGACGTCGCGATCGACAGGTCGGAGGTCGACTATCTGCTCGGCATTCTCGGAAACTACTTCGACCATGCGTTCAACCCGGGCGACGTCCTGTTCGACTATTCCGGCGTCCGGCCGCTTTTCGACGACGATGCCAGCAAGAGCGCGTCCGCCGTGACGCGCGACTATCAGTTCGAACTCGACGGCTCGCTTGACCCAGGTGCAAAGTCGCCGCCGCTTCTCTCCGCTTTCGGCGGGAAACTGACGACCTACCGGAAGCTGTCCGAGCACGCGTTGCAAATGCTCGGTCCCTACTTTCCCGATATGGCCGGACCCTGGACGGCGGACACCCCGCTTCCGGGTGGCGATCTGCCGGACAAACAGTTCGAGACCTGGTTCGCCGGGTTCGGCAAGCGCTACGGTTTCCTGCCCGAGGCGTTGCTGCGCCACCTGGGGCACTGTTACGGAACCGATGCCGTGCGGTTGCTGGACGGCGTCGACACCCTGTCTGATCTCGGGCACCACTTCGGACACTGTTTCTTTGAACGCGAAGCCGTCTGGCTGATCGAAAACGAATGGGCCGTGAGCGCTGAAGACATTCTGCTCCGCCGCACGAAGCACGGACTGTTCCTGACGCGGCAGGAAAAGTCGGATTTTGAAACCTGGTTGGAAAAGAGGCCGACGCTTGATGAACCCGTTTCTAGAATTGCGGAATGA
- a CDS encoding extracellular solute-binding protein, whose translation MYEKEKDAIGAFLRGEMDRRALIRRLGGLGMTAASAGTLYNMMATSALAADFDWQKHKGKSVKLLLNKHPYTDAMIANLPAFKDLTGMDVSYDIFPEDVYFDKVTAALSSRSSEYDAFMTGAYMTWTYGPAGWIVDHNEWLNDASKTNPNYNWADMLEGVRKSCAWNGVPGGELGSADAKQWCIPWGYEQNNLTFNAAMFEKAGVKVPTNLDEMLEAAAAVQAGNDGVYGVGVRGSRSWATIHPGFLSAYANFGESDLSNDGGKLSAAMNTAGSKEFHAKWVKMIQESGASDWSTHTWYQVGTDLGAGKSAMIFDADILGYFMNGGENAMAGQLAFAPFAANPEASAPTPNIWIWSLAMSKFSKDLDATWYFMQWASGPEHGLFGATEMDFVNPVRKSVWDSDVFRERLNKNYPGYVEMHDVSAPGASIKFTAQPLFFDLTTEWAATLQRMVANEVPVDEGLDQLAESMNSQLTEAGLR comes from the coding sequence ATGTACGAAAAGGAAAAAGATGCCATAGGAGCGTTCCTGCGCGGTGAAATGGATCGCAGAGCTCTTATTCGACGTCTTGGCGGACTTGGCATGACCGCAGCCTCTGCGGGCACACTCTACAACATGATGGCGACCAGCGCCCTTGCCGCCGACTTTGACTGGCAGAAGCACAAGGGCAAAAGCGTCAAGCTTCTCCTGAACAAGCATCCCTATACGGACGCGATGATCGCCAATCTGCCGGCGTTCAAGGATCTGACCGGCATGGATGTCTCCTATGACATCTTCCCGGAAGACGTCTATTTCGACAAGGTCACGGCGGCCCTGTCCTCGCGTTCCAGCGAGTATGACGCGTTCATGACCGGTGCCTACATGACCTGGACATACGGTCCCGCAGGCTGGATCGTCGATCACAACGAGTGGCTGAACGACGCCTCGAAAACCAATCCGAACTACAACTGGGCCGACATGCTGGAAGGTGTGCGCAAGTCCTGCGCCTGGAACGGCGTGCCCGGTGGCGAACTCGGTTCCGCCGATGCCAAGCAGTGGTGCATTCCCTGGGGCTATGAGCAGAACAACCTCACGTTCAATGCTGCCATGTTCGAAAAGGCCGGCGTCAAGGTGCCGACAAACCTCGACGAAATGCTGGAAGCCGCCGCCGCCGTGCAGGCGGGCAATGACGGCGTCTACGGTGTCGGTGTGCGCGGATCTCGGTCCTGGGCGACCATTCACCCGGGTTTCCTGTCCGCCTATGCCAACTTCGGCGAGTCGGATCTGAGCAACGACGGCGGCAAGTTGAGCGCGGCGATGAACACGGCCGGGTCGAAGGAGTTTCATGCCAAGTGGGTCAAGATGATCCAGGAAAGCGGTGCGAGCGACTGGTCGACCCATACCTGGTATCAGGTCGGAACCGATCTGGGTGCCGGCAAGTCGGCTATGATCTTCGACGCGGACATTCTCGGCTACTTCATGAATGGCGGCGAAAACGCAATGGCAGGCCAACTGGCCTTCGCGCCATTCGCGGCGAACCCGGAAGCATCGGCACCGACCCCGAATATCTGGATCTGGTCACTGGCCATGTCGAAGTTCTCCAAGGATCTCGATGCCACCTGGTACTTCATGCAATGGGCATCCGGACCTGAGCACGGACTGTTCGGCGCAACGGAAATGGACTTCGTCAATCCCGTCCGCAAGTCGGTCTGGGACAGCGACGTGTTCCGCGAGCGGCTGAACAAGAACTATCCGGGATACGTGGAAATGCACGACGTGTCCGCACCCGGGGCGTCGATCAAGTTCACGGCGCAGCCGCTGTTCTTCGACCTGACCACGGAATGGGCAGCCACATTGCAGCGTATGGTTGCCAACGAGGTTCCGGTCGATGAAGGCCTTGATCAGCTTGCAGAGAGCATGAACTCCCAGCTCACCGAAGCAGGACTGAGATAG
- a CDS encoding ABC transporter ATP-binding protein, with protein MNAQLHLKSVNKKYNPGTAHEVHAVQDLDLEVRRGEIVALLGSSGCGKTSTLRMIAGFEEVSSGEVDIDGRRIDRLAPAKRGVAMAFEGYSLYPPLSIRENIAFALKSEKLPQAEVNTRVEQIAALLEIEDILDKHPNAISGGQQQRVSLGRALIRRADLHVLDEPMGQLEPQLRAILRGRIKHYIKEHDLTAILVTHDQTEANALADRIAVMEGGVLQQFDTPENLKNRPANIFTGAFIGEPPMNLFEATAQVGSDRVELRLSPDIVLSYPSSAFSGDLQRRIQQDQGVMIGIRPHSVQLTEEGLPAEVFANQWLGDQTHIAARFAGGSIVSVVHDLALPKPGDRISVAISADDLHIFDTRSGDALSHGGQLA; from the coding sequence ATGAACGCGCAACTCCATCTGAAATCGGTCAACAAGAAGTACAATCCGGGCACCGCGCATGAAGTGCATGCCGTGCAGGATCTCGATCTGGAAGTCCGGCGCGGCGAGATTGTCGCCCTGCTCGGATCGTCAGGTTGCGGCAAGACGTCGACGCTGCGCATGATCGCCGGTTTCGAGGAAGTCAGTTCCGGCGAGGTCGATATCGACGGGCGCAGGATCGACCGCCTTGCACCCGCCAAACGCGGTGTTGCGATGGCCTTCGAGGGATACTCGCTCTACCCGCCGCTTTCGATCCGCGAGAACATCGCGTTTGCGCTGAAATCGGAAAAACTGCCTCAGGCGGAAGTCAATACGCGGGTCGAGCAGATTGCGGCTCTGCTGGAAATCGAAGACATACTCGACAAGCACCCCAATGCGATCTCCGGCGGGCAACAGCAGAGGGTCAGCCTGGGACGCGCCCTCATACGCCGCGCGGATCTTCATGTTCTCGACGAACCGATGGGGCAGCTTGAACCGCAGCTGCGCGCGATCCTGCGCGGCCGTATCAAGCACTACATCAAGGAACATGACCTGACGGCCATCCTGGTTACCCATGACCAGACTGAGGCCAACGCTCTTGCCGACCGGATTGCCGTCATGGAAGGCGGCGTGCTGCAGCAGTTCGATACACCCGAGAACCTGAAGAACCGGCCAGCAAACATCTTCACCGGTGCCTTCATAGGCGAACCGCCGATGAACCTATTTGAAGCGACTGCGCAGGTTGGTTCCGACCGGGTCGAGCTGCGTCTGTCGCCGGACATCGTGCTGTCCTATCCTTCCTCCGCCTTTTCCGGCGATCTGCAGCGCCGTATTCAGCAGGACCAGGGGGTCATGATCGGCATCCGGCCGCATTCGGTTCAGCTGACAGAGGAAGGACTGCCCGCTGAGGTGTTCGCGAACCAGTGGCTCGGTGACCAGACACACATTGCAGCGCGTTTTGCAGGCGGGAGCATCGTTTCGGTCGTGCATGATCTGGCGCTTCCCAAGCCAGGCGACCGGATCAGCGTCGCGATATCGGCTGACGACCTGCACATATTCGATACCAGGTCGGGTGACGCACTCAGCCACGGAGGACAGCTGGCATGA